Part of the Caulifigura coniformis genome, GGGAGTGTCGACCACCTGCTGAGGATCAAGCTGCTCCGCGACCGGATCCAGCTGGAGGTCGATGGGCATTCGCGCGATGCGGACCATCCAATGCGCCAGAAGCGGAGAGAGGCCGACCCGGTCAGCAAGGCCTACCGACTCAACGAGCTGCTGCCTCCGTCAAAGATCGATCTCTCGAAAAGCGAGTGGCACACCGTAACGGCCGAGTTTCATGGCGAAGAAGTGGTGATGACGCTGGACGGCATGAAGTGGACCGAGACGCTGAAGCGGCCCGATTTCAACGCGGTGAAACGGAAGCTGCTGTTCATGCAGAACGGCGGTGATGCGGGCATCGAGATCGACGACGTTCACGTCACTGCCGCAAAGGACCGGGCTGGGACGTAAGTGACCCAGTCGTTATGCCCGGGCGGCGTTGATCCAGGCCTGGACTGCCTTGAGTTCGGCAGTGAGACCTTCAACGAGCGGAGCCGCGCCGCGGGTGGGAAGCACGCCCCAGGTATACGTCTCGACCTCCAGGTGCGGCGCGTAGTCGAGTCCGGCGACGGTGGTGATCGCCTGCTTCAGCTCGGCCTGAGTCGTTTTCAAGCGGCCGATCTCCTCGCGGTGGACCGGCACGTGGAAATGGATGCGCCATTCGGGGGCGGTCAGGAACGACCCGGGTGGGGATTCACACAGGGCCGGTTCGAGATCGACGCGCCGCAGAATGACGCCCTGCGGCGTACGGGCGAGCGTCTGATGCAGATACCGTGGTTCGACGAAAGCCGCCAGCTCACGACGGGCCTCCGCATCGGCCGGCTCGGACAGCCTCAGGGCACAGGTGATATGCAGCTTGTTGATCCGGATGTCCTTCGCCTTCAGCGTGGCGATTGATGCGGCGACATCCTCGAACTCCAGCGCCTGGTGGCAGACGTCGAAACAGACACCCAGATGCCGCCGCGCGACGGCTTCCTGCCCCGCCGCTTCAGCGGCCCGCCACAGCCGCGGGAAGAAGTCGACCGTCTCGGCCGTTGTTTCGAGAACGCAGAACGGTTCGGGCTCGATGGCCAGCCGGATGCAGCGGCCGGTGTCGTCGTGCAGCTCATCCAACCGCTGTGCGACGGAGAGCAGGTGAGCGATGCAGCGGTCTTCGAAATCGGGCCCGTCGACATGCTTCTTGAATCCAAGAGGCACCGTCGACAGGCTGCCGTCGCAGCCTTCGGGCAGGATGGCCGCAAGAACGCGGGCGGAGGCGATCGTGTAATCGCGTCGCTCCGGTGTGGTCCAGTTGGGCAGATAAACCTGGTCCTTCACCCGCTCGCTGTGAAAGTTCCCGTAAGGGAACGTGTTCAGTGTGTAGCAGGCGAGGCCGAGATCGCTGAGGGCGGCTGCGAGGTCTTCAATCCGTTCGGTCAGCGCGGGCAGTGCGTTTTCCGTCGGCTTGACGAGTTCGGCGATGACGGGGCTCGCAAGCCAGAGCCCGGCGGCGATGGGGAAGCCGCAGGCCTGCCGCGTCGGGGCGGTGAATTCCGCCAGACCTTTGAGGACCTCCGCCAGCGACTGCGCAGGGTGGACGTTGCTGCAGTAACTGAGCGGCAACGTGCTGAGTGACATGGCGGCAGAAATCCCGCGCGGGAACGCGGGGCTTGGAAGACTTAAGAGGCGGCGAGTTCGCGTTTTTCGGCTTCGAAGACGATGCCGCCGAGCTTGAGGAAGCGGTGGACGGGGGTCATCCACTTCTGGTCGCGCCAGGGGAGCCCGGCCGCGACGAAAGCCTCATGCAGCTCTTTGCGATTGTGGGTGCGGCATTTCCACGTGCGGCTCGTCCAGACACCGGGGACGGTGTCTTCGGTGACGAGCATCAGCAGGCGGCCGCCCGGTTTGAGAACGCGGCGGAACTCCAGCAGCCCGGGCATCGGGTCCTGAAGATGTTCGAGGACGTATCCGCAGGTGATGACGTCGAAGGTTTCGTCGGGAAACGGCAGGTGCGTCATGTCGGCCGTGATGAGCACGGGCCGGTGGGACGGAATCTG contains:
- the eboE gene encoding metabolite traffic protein EboE, whose translation is MSLSTLPLSYCSNVHPAQSLAEVLKGLAEFTAPTRQACGFPIAAGLWLASPVIAELVKPTENALPALTERIEDLAAALSDLGLACYTLNTFPYGNFHSERVKDQVYLPNWTTPERRDYTIASARVLAAILPEGCDGSLSTVPLGFKKHVDGPDFEDRCIAHLLSVAQRLDELHDDTGRCIRLAIEPEPFCVLETTAETVDFFPRLWRAAEAAGQEAVARRHLGVCFDVCHQALEFEDVAASIATLKAKDIRINKLHITCALRLSEPADAEARRELAAFVEPRYLHQTLARTPQGVILRRVDLEPALCESPPGSFLTAPEWRIHFHVPVHREEIGRLKTTQAELKQAITTVAGLDYAPHLEVETYTWGVLPTRGAAPLVEGLTAELKAVQAWINAARA
- a CDS encoding class I SAM-dependent methyltransferase; its protein translation is MAQPTAVEKKKKDPAKRLAKRRFAGFPAMKTLAPRMYRDRVKSLYDGPKGAGLAIASLVSMHSPLVGRMFRRRDFDVTTAQAILDIGSGAGQIIKHLVRCAPENAHIVGIDISHQMLKRARKQIPSHRPVLITADMTHLPFPDETFDVITCGYVLEHLQDPMPGLLEFRRVLKPGGRLLMLVTEDTVPGVWTSRTWKCRTHNRKELHEAFVAAGLPWRDQKWMTPVHRFLKLGGIVFEAEKRELAAS